A genomic segment from Odontesthes bonariensis isolate fOdoBon6 chromosome 8, fOdoBon6.hap1, whole genome shotgun sequence encodes:
- the lsm8 gene encoding LSM8 homolog, U6 small nuclear RNA associated has product MSTALESYINRTVAIVTSDGRMIVGTLKGFDQTINLILDESHERVFSSSQGVEQVVLGLYIVRGDNVAVIGEIDEETDSTLDLGNIRAEPLNSVVH; this is encoded by the exons ATGTCTACCGCTCTGGAGAGCTACATCAATC GTACTGTGGCCATTGTGACCTCAGACGGCAGGATGATTGTG GGCACTCTGAAGGGCTTCGATCAGACCATCAACCTGATCCTGGACGAGAGTCACGAGCGAGTGTTCAGCTCCAGTCAGGGGGTGGAGCAGGTGGTGCTGGGTCTCTACATCGTCAGAGGAGACAACGT AGCCGTGATCGGGGAGATCGATGAGGAGACCGACTCAACGCTGGATTTAGGAAACATCCGAGCCGAGCCGCTCAACTCTGTCGTccactga